Part of the Spirochaetota bacterium genome is shown below.
AAGGTACGGTCGAACTGGGGGGCGTAGGTGACGACCTGCGAGTAAACATCGTAGACGTTGAAGATGAAATAGGCGATCATCATGATCCCGGAAATCTTCGCGATGGACTGGAACGTCTCCATGGGGGCCGTTTCCTTTTTCATCACCTTGCCTGCCAGCCACGCGCACAGCAGCATGAAGGACGTCCCGCCCGCGGTCGCCATGACGATCGCAAGGAAGAAGAAATGCGGCCTGAACCACTGGGCCTTGCCGTACAACACGCCCCACATGCCGCCGCCCAGGGAACCCTGGTGGAAGAAAGAAAGGAACGTTCCCGCCGCGGCCATGATCCACATGAGCTTGTGCATGTAATGGCCTATCGCGTGGATGACGGGGTATTGGTCCAGGAGCTTGTGCGAGAGCGGAATGGGGACGAGCTCGACGAACAGAATGCAGAAATAGAGCGTCAGGCACCATACCACCTCGGTGAGCATCGACTGGGGCATGAGACTCATTCCCCAGTTGGGATAGGCGTACCCGAACCATGCGCGCAGCGGCTGACCGATGTCGAACACCAGGAACACCAGGGTGAACAGGTAGCAGAGAAACCCGAGGAGCACCGTGGAGTTGATGATGGGTTCGAGCTTGTCGTTCCTGAAAATGTACAGCAGGAAGCCCGTGGTAAACGCGCCGCCGCCCAGCGCGACAAGTCCAAGGTCGCCGATAATCCACTGGCCGAACGCAAACATGTTGTTCATATCGGTGTAGCCCAGCCCCCAGAACAGGATCTGGATGCCGAACACGATGAACCCGGCCGCGAGGAAGCCGAGCACCAGCAGCGTGATCCGGATGTTTTTCGAGTAGCTGTTCCACTCGGTGACGCAGAAATCGAATGCCATTTTAATATATTTCATCGTTCATGTCTCCCACGTGGTATTAAAACGCCGCCATCTTGCGGAGCCACTCCTGGCTGGAGAGGTAGTACACCTTGGGATTCGGGTAGTTTTTCTTGAGGTGTGCCTTCTTCGCCTCGTCCCAATTGTCGACCGTGTGCACCAGCCTGAACGCCCTCTTGTCTTTCGAGAGTTTGGAAACCTCCGATGCGGGATCGTTCAGGTCGCCGAACACCATAGCGCCCGTGGGACAGCCCGCGACGCAGGACGGGGTGTACAGGACCGCGTTGATGTCCTTGACGCCCTTGGCGAGCATTTTGTCCCGCTCCCTCTTCCAGATGTGGCTGCAGAAGGTGCACTTGACAATCGTTCCGCGCGACGCTACTGAAACCTCGGGGTTGAGGGATTCCTTGAAACTGCCCTCGTGCTCCGGTTTCCACCAGTTGAACTGACGCGCCTCGTAGGGACACGAGGCTTGGCAATACCGGCAGCCGATACAGCGCGACCACACCTGGCTCACCACGCCGTCGTCGCCGACATCGGTCGCCACCACGGGGCATACCGATACGCAGGGAGGCTTGGGATGGTCGGGATCGTTCCCGCCGCACTGCTGGCACATCTTGGGGATGAACGCCGTTTTTACATTGGGGTACTGCGCGTCCTTGTCCCTGTCGTTGGTGACTTTCATCACATCGAGGAATACTACCCGCTTGAGAATCTCGGAATCGTCCTCGAAAAGAGGCATGTTGTTTTCCTGGCTGCATGCGACCTGGCACTGCCCGCACCCGGTGCACTTGTCCAGATCGATGGCCATGCCCCATCTTCTTTTCATGTTGGTCTCTTTTTTCTTTTCCTGGGCCATTGTGTCACACCTCTTTAGCTGAGTTTCACGCTTGTGTACCACCAGTCGGCGGCGCCGGATACGGAGTCGATGTCATTCGACATTATTAGCTTGGGATTCACGCCCTTGCCCTTTGCGTAGCTGGTATAGGCCTTGTGGCCGAAACCGAGCGGAACCGCCACCACGTCGGGGGCGATGGTCTTGGTCAGATGCACCTTCACGCTCCCGACCTCGCCCCGCTTCGATTCGAGATCGACCCTTGAGCCCTCGGAGGCACCGTGCTTTTTCGCGGTCTCCGGGTTCATGAGCACCCACATCTTCCTGCCGGTGAGGGTCGTGTCGTCCAGGCCTTTGAGCACGTACGGGAAGGCAAGCCCGTCGCCGTCGCCCAGCAGCGCGGCCTCGAAGGGAATCATCGCCAGCGGGAAATCCTTGGCGGGCGCGAGCTTCTTGGGAAGCTCGGCGGCAAAGGCTTTCATGACGTCGGCGGGAATGGTGAGGTTTCCGGCCCCGCGAATCTCCGTTTTGCCTGCGGCGGCGATGATGTCCTTGAACGAATTCCACGCGAAGGCGGTATCGGACCCCTTGATCTTCTTCGCGATCTGGAGAATCGCGTCGGCGGCGTGCTTCGATTCCGTCTTCACGGCGGCGGCGTCCTTGCCCTTCGCGGCGGGAATCTCAAGCCACGAGAGGGTGGGGAAGATGTAGTCCGCGTACTGTGCCGTGTCGTTTATGAGCGGGAGGAAGGCGACCACCATCGCGGTCTTTTCCATCTTTTCCGCAAGCGGGGCGCCGTAGACGCTCTTGAATACCGGGTCGGCCTCGTTCACGAACAGAAGCTCGGGCTGAACACCGTTCTTGATGTAATCGTCAAGGCCGCTCTGCTTCTTGGCCTTCTTGATCGATTCCGCCGCGGCCGCGTCGACCGCTGGCTCACCGAGTCCGCCGTTCACCGCCACCTGCACGCCGCCCCTGCGGCCCAGGCTGCCGATGAGGCTGTTCACCGCCTGCACGGCGACGAACTCCGCCGTCGAGGAGGAAACGCCCCATCCGCCCCTGCCGGCCACCGCGACCGCATTGCCCGCGCCCGCAAGGTCCTTCGCGATCTGCTCGATCGCTTCGGGCTTGAGGCCGGTAAGTTGCGACACCTTTTCAGGGGTGAAATCCGCGTTGATGATCTTCGCCAGTTCGCCGAAATTCGCCGCGTTGGAACCCCGTCCCATCTTCATGAGATAGTAGGCGATGCCCAGCGCGAGCGCCGCTTCGCTGCCGGCCTTGACGGGGACCCACTGGTCCGCTATGGAAGCGCTGCGCGTGCAGATCGTATCGACCTGTACGTATTTCGCCTTCCGCGCCTTCCAGCCCGCGAATACCTTGTTCATCCTGGACGGCTCGCCCCAGCCTTCCACGAGGCGGGCGCCAAAGCTCAGGATATAATCGCTGTTTTCAAAATCGTAATGAAGGGACCCGTCGATATCCTGGGTTGCCTTGACCGCGGCCGCCGAAAGAGTCGCGAGCCCAGGCTCAACGAAGCAGCTTGCGCTTCCCAGCGTTTTAAGCAGGCGCGCAAGGAGCTGTCCGGAGAGTCCCGCGTTCTGCCCGTTGATCGCGGCGATCGCGGCGCCCTTGTTTTCGGACTTGAGCTTTTCGGCCTTCGCGGAAATGTCCTTGATCGCCTCGTCCCAGCTCACCGGCTTGAACTTGCTGTTGCCCTTCCCGCCAACCTTCTTGAGGGGCTGGCGTATGCGCTCGGGATGGTACAGGAGCTGGAGGGCGTTTGCGCCGACAGGGCAGGCGCTGTTCGAGGTCTCGACCTTGACCGCGCGGTTGCCGATCATGCGAATCGAGAGATTGCACTTGTTGGAGCAGGACTGGCAGATGCTCGCGATGAATTTTTCATCGCCGCTTCCGGGTACGTACTGGTCCTGGGTCCATTCGACCAGCCACTGGAGGCCCAGGAAGGGAGCGCCGGAGAACACCGTTCCAACCGCCGTCCCGAGGACCGCGCCGCCCGCCAGTTTTATCACGTCTTTTCTTTCGAGTTTATTCATGGATTATCGCACTCCTCTTTGTTCAGGGTTTCTTGTGCTGCAAACCGGGTATCAGTCGTGGCAGACCATGCAGGCGTTGCTTATCTTGAGCGCGTCATGGCAGTCCATGCACTGGCCCATCGGCATTGTGCCCTTGATCTTGTCGGTAGTCGTCGAGTGCCCCTTGTCCCCGTGACACGACGCGCACCGGGCCTGTTTCTCGTTTTTCATGACCGCAATGTGGCTGAAATAGACGAGGTCCGGCTGCTGGGCGAAGGAAGTCCAGGGAACATCGGTGTCCTTGTAGTTGGCGAACATCGATTTCTCTTTCGCGGAGTTCCCGTCGTGACACATCTTGCACTCCGCAATGCTGGGAAGCCCTTTGAATCGTCCGTTGGATGAATATGCGTGGCAGGTTTCACAGTCGGCGCCGTACTTGTCGATGTGGGTTTTGTGGATAAACGGAATCTTTTTCTCCGCCTGAACGTTCATCGCATGATCGCAGGCTTTTTGAAACACAACGAACGAACCGTAGGTGAAAATAATGAAAGGGAGGAAGAACAGCAGCAAAGATCGTGATCGTTTCACACACTCTCTCCTTATTACTTAGAGTATTGATGCGGGTGCGACTATATTAAAATTTTACTAAAAAAAGTTAACAAAAAGTGAAGATGTGTAACGCCTGTTCGATTTTCCCGGCGGAGATTGGTGTGTCAACAAAAATATGGTAACGGCACCATTTTTATCCGGCGACAAGCCCCTTCGCGATTTTTACGCCCGCAACCGCGTCCGCCGCGTAGTGCGCGCCGATGCTCGCGGCGTACTCGGGTGTCGCCACTGCGCCGCCGATCAGCATTTTCACCCGCAGTCCCCGGCTTTCGATCATCCCGGCTATTTTTCCCATTTCTCCAAGCGTCGTGGTGAGCAGGGAGCTGAGGCAGAGCAGGTGGGGCCCGTGCTTTTCAACCGCCTTCAGCACGTCTTCGGCGGGTATGTCCTTGCCCAGGTCGTAAACCTCGAACCCGTGGTTCTCGAGCATCATCGCGACGATATTCTTCCCGATATCGTGAACGTCGCCCCGCACGGTGCAAATGACTACCTTCCCCGCGCGCGGGGAGCCTTCCGTGGTGAGCAGGGGCTTCAGGAGGGCGAATCCTTTTTTCATGGCGTTCGCCGATGCGATCATCTGCGGGAGAAAATACTCCCCGCTGTTATACAGATCGCCCACCGTCCCCAGGCCCTTGATGAGCGCGCCGTTCATGATGCCGTCGGGGGGCTCGGTTGCGAGCGCGTCCCGCACGGCCGATTCGATCTCGTCCCCGTTGCCCTCGATGATGAGCCTTTCGACACGCGCAAGCGGGCCCTCCGACGGTTTCGACACGGCGGGGGCTGT
Proteins encoded:
- a CDS encoding 4Fe-4S dicluster domain-containing protein, with product MAQEKKKETNMKRRWGMAIDLDKCTGCGQCQVACSQENNMPLFEDDSEILKRVVFLDVMKVTNDRDKDAQYPNVKTAFIPKMCQQCGGNDPDHPKPPCVSVCPVVATDVGDDGVVSQVWSRCIGCRYCQASCPYEARQFNWWKPEHEGSFKESLNPEVSVASRGTIVKCTFCSHIWKRERDKMLAKGVKDINAVLYTPSCVAGCPTGAMVFGDLNDPASEVSKLSKDKRAFRLVHTVDNWDEAKKAHLKKNYPNPKVYYLSSQEWLRKMAAF